The following nucleotide sequence is from Trifolium pratense cultivar HEN17-A07 linkage group LG2, ARS_RC_1.1, whole genome shotgun sequence.
CGCCGGGAGACCGGAGATTACATTGACTTCTCTAGTGCAACCGACTTTCATTTGAAAACCGTCTTTGACGGAGCAGCTTTTGATGAAGTGTTTGTAGATTTGTGGTTTGTCGAAGCTTCTGACGACGGACCAGACGGTTTCCGGTGGCGCGTGGATGCGTTGAGTGAGTAGAGTGGAGCATTGGCCGGGACCTATGAGGTAGGTGTGGTGTTCGGTGATGAAAGGGATGAGTGAGTCGAACTCGTTTTGAGTTAGATCGGAGGGGAGTGTTAGGTGGTGGTTTGTGCGGTGTTTTTCGTCGGAATCTTGGTCGGAGGTTGAGGCGGTGGAGGACTCTGCTTTCTCCATCGTgtgaggagagagagagagagagaaagcgaAGTTCTCTGTGTGAAGGAAAAGAGAGTGGGGAATGCTGTTGCGAGACGAGAATTTGAGGAAGAGAAAAGGGTAGTTTTGGGAATTCACTTTGAAATTCTGTTTTTTCTTCTGTTAGCTTAGCTATATATAGAAATGCGGTATACCAGAAGTAAtatttcccctctcattttaaAAAGAACTAATTTGACTAAATGTattattcatttttcttgttttcatatatttttttaataatatatagatataaatattatcatataagttcttgtttgatttgttttaatgagtattttcaaaagagtcaggatccgttgacaccaactagtttgacaccaaatgttacacctctcaataacgttttaaccgatataaattttataaaatccaccgttggattgaaagtttacatcatatagatcatttgtgtaaaatttcagacaaatccaaaatcatttgatatgctattgagacacataaagattaacggcatttaaaaaaatacaaaaaccgttaattttgatgtatctcaataacatatcaaatgattttggatttatttgaaattttacacaaatgatctatatgatgtaaactttcaatccaacggtggattttataaaatttatatcggttaaaacgttattgagaggtgtaacatttggtgtcaaactagttggtgtcaacggatcctgactcttttcaaaatatcaagtttttataatttttactaataaacaattaaaaatattagtgatcaaaattgtagaTTGACATACATGCAGTGGTAAATTaggtcttatattttggaacagaGTGATCACTAATATAAGACCCAATAGACGGAATATATCGCATTGGTCAATTTCTTGTTTCCGTCTTATAATTTTTGTGAGTTTAAGTTAGTTGGTATATATCGCATTGGTTTCCGTGATTTTAGTCTAGTAGACGGAAACATCGCATTTGATATGTAGAAATTGAGATTCAAATTTCGAATACCttatttattcaccttaaggaGAAATGCTAACATGGACATAAGTCCAAATGAATTATTCTTAGGCACACtcacaatgattttttttaaaaaaaaaagatatgattaAACTTATAGCAATTGatgtgattattttatttttcttttaaatttttttattaatgtttgTGTGCCTAAATTTGTCCTAAATATCTTGTGCCTATGCAAGAATGTCTCCAATTAAGAGTataacatgatattttatatataaaatttagagtttaaatttcaagattttatttatttactttaaggTGAACTTATTGCTATTgctattaaaatatttaattaaaaaaaattatgatatctttaaatatagagaaattcatttttaatcttctaactgtttttcttttttaatcttCTAATTGTTTTTCTTGATACTCGGTTCTTGGGTGATCTCTTTCAAAGGGGTGTATCCCCTTTTTGTAGTAGCTTTCATAACCTTTGTCAAAAGAATGCATGCAAAACTAATGGTTGCATCTAAGATGATGACTCAATTAAGTACCTCACCGATGAACCACTAAACGTAAtcattggattaaaaaaaaaaaagaccatatgatatttttctcttttccataTCTCGCTCTCTATCTCCACAACATTGTGATTGTCTTTGTCTCATGAATTTGCCTCCTTCGCCCTCTTTCCTCTCATGTTTGGTAACCTCAAGAATTTAAATTATTAGAAACATCCATGATATTAGTTTAGGTGAGGATTACAATGTAGGGTTCTTAATTGTTTTAGCCATTACCAACACAATTCCCTAGTCACAAAGTTTCAACAGGAAAAAATTCCTTAAACATCAAAACTTTTTcaaaactccaattttttgaATCCAAATATTCAATCAACATTTTTGAAGACTTTTAAAATTCAATGGCACATCACAACAATAATTTCAGGATAAACAAAGAAAGAGAAAAGGAGTAAATTGTGCTTtgggaagaagatgaatagtAGGGAGGTGATTGACGATTTGAACGAAGAGAGATGAAAGAAGCAAAAGTATTGTGTGTGTGATACATTGTAAGATCTGATTACCTTTTTAATCCAACGGTTAAGTTTAGTGTTACACCGGTGAGAGACATAACAGAACCTTCGTCCTAGAAGCCACAAAAACTAATATAGTGGGGtataaatgataaatattttaagtattttaatcACGATTAATGTGTATGAAAGAATTATTGAGAGTGATTAATCTCAAATGGATATCATTATTTTAAGGATTCCTCTAACATTGCTCTAAGGACATATAAGGTACATTTAATTAACTAGTATCTCACTTaatgtatttcaaaaatagtaataatcaactttattaattaaaagatatagtcaactatatttattaatttattaattatttaaatgaattttaaaGACAAATTATGATACTCTTGCCAAATATCATGATGATACACGCGCCTGACTAATTATAtgcatccaatttttttttgtttgtcaacGATCAAGCCTTTTTtgagtccaaaaaaaaaaacaatcaggcctttttaaattatatacatCCACTGTTTTTTTTCGTTTGTTAACAATCAGGCCTTGTTAATAAGTTATATGCATccactatattttttttcttcggtGAATAGGACcgagtattatagtattattttatgATGGTAACAATTGTTAGTGCTATTTTTGGGTTTTGAATTGctaatatattttgaattttataatacttataatatatattttttttcagcttaaaaaaaaaggattcaccaaaaaaaaaaaaactctgtaCCAAAATTTTTTGGACCAGCACGTGTATCATCATGATCTTTGGCAAGAATATCATAATTTGCCTTTCAAATTCatttaaataagaaataaatataGTGGACCATATTTTTTACTTCATCCGTACCAAAttatttgggaaaaaaatttgtaccaaattataagtcattttacattatcaatgtagcatttaatgttatttttcttattataccattaattatttattactctttctttttttaattcttcaatttatctttcttatatcattaatgaaggacaattttgtaaactaattcataatttctcttttatatACTCCccccggtcctttttataaggaaaacttagggcaaaaaatttggtcattttttataagaaactttgacgaattttcaaatattttaaatgttcaatttcacttatgtccttacttattatgagagagaatttaaaaataagtaagttaattgaataaagagtaattaaataagggtatacatggaataaatttaaatttataagagtattaaatgaaaataactatgttaaatatgtttccttggtctgtgtgattttttcaaaatgtttcttataaaaacgaccggagggagtacaacattaattacatttcttaattcgTGTAATTTGcccaaagtgacatatattgtggtacggagtgagtaattaataaagttaattattactactatttttcctttggtgcacatgttaacattttccttactatttttgaaatacattAAGTGAGATactagttaattaaatgcatcttaacatgtgtcataatgacacatgttaacatttgtCTAATTTTAAAGGGATTATTCTTTATTGTATGTGCGACTGATAtctttagtttataaaaatagtatgtgaaattaaaaaatttatgcaaTTGTTGATTATTAGGAGTTTTATATAAGATGCTTTATATGATGATTTAAGAGAAGAACTAAagtgaaaaaatatttgtaatttccgaaactaaaacaaaacctaaaataagaaaaacataTACTTGACCAAACAATTATTTAGATATGCAACCAAAAATATGTGATGCCGTATAGTACTAGATTCACACTATATTTAATGAACGGTAAGCGGGCAATTAAGATTCTTAAGACAAGTTGAATCATAAAATATTGGATGTTACGGAAGCATTGAAAGTCAACGCGAAGTTCCTACAGTGttgagtttttttcttttcttttttccaaaTATAAGTaaagactttttatttttatttttaaatttattgaataataatgATGGTGGCTTCTAGGCAGGGACGGATCTAGACATGAAAATCTAGTGTGGCTAAAATCTTAAAGAAAATGTgacaaaagaaatataaaaatgaagaaataatgAACTAAATTatactgaaaataaaatatatataatattgttaagtACAATACATTTACAACGAAAATTGTCTACCTTTCATTTGTTGAAAATGAGCTAAAATGACATTATTTTCAATTGTTGCAAGAACATCTCTTTCTATAAGAGTTTTAAGTCGGTCATTTAACCATTTATCACTCATTTTGTTACATAGCAAACTCTTTACTAAATTAATTCATATCTGAAAAAATATGTTCCACACTTGGAATTGCTACCGACAAGACTAAAGCCAACTTCAAAAGCTTATAAACCAAATCATATATGTTGCACTTATTTGTTTACGCAAGTTTTGCACAAAGATCTAAAAGTCCTtttaaatttgcaaaatttgtGTCCTCTCAAACATAAGAATCAAAGTGGTACAATTATTTTCGTTATGactaaaaattgtatatttttttaagaaactactTTCTCCTActttaattataatcaaatattcactttttaaactaattgaataaatgatatattttttttggcattAGTCCTCTGATTTCCGGGCAAAGGGAGTCCTATAATACAGAGTCTGGCCGCGATGTTAGAAAAATCTGGCtaagaattgttcccactaaAAATCGAACTCGAATTCTACCAAACAATATGTCCTAAGAAAATAAATGATGTAtttaatgaataataataataataataataataataataataatgaaaaagacTATATCCAACTTGTACCGACTTATATTAtataaagaatgaaaataaTCATGCAAAATGGTTGTTGGGCTAACCAATGCCACACCATAACTACTCCCACGATTTTTCTCTTTCActacatatatatttatagcaaaaaaaaaatgaaacatctGGTGTGGCTTTAGCCACACACAGCCCCTGAGTGTGTCCGTCTCTGCTTCTAGGGTGAGGGTTTTATCAAGTATCTCACCGGTGTACCATTTAACttaaccgttagattaatcAAGTGTATATTATACAATTAGACATTACCACACTGGATCAAAACCTTTCTTTACATTCATGAAATTTCATctgaacttaaaaaaaaaaaaacacacaaacacaACCAGACTTTGTTCATTAGAAAATCAGTAAGTAAATATGGAGTTTTGTGATTCGAATGAAATGAATTTTGGGAGATAAACTCCACATTTTAACACCTTGAATCTTGTTTCAATTTCTCATGGCAAGAGATATAAGAGCCCTAAAACAATTTCACCATTTAAGTGCTTCACAATTTCTTTTTGATTACATCCACTCTTTTTTTAATCAGAATTTATACTGAAATTGAAGATAAAAACATGACAAtattattggtacaaagtgttTTGAAACATCGATTTGTTAATTTGTGAGAAAATATCATCCtattattataacttttaaaTTGTTGGCAGTTATTGTCCTCATATTAAATTTTCAGTTGTGTTtcgttttgaatttttttcaatgTCCAAATCCATGATGGTTGgaaatttgatgttttttttgactcaaaataaggatattcattcattccaataattgatacagTACATCacatgcaaatacaaattcaacatagctaaaaacaaaaaggatgaaactgcaaacaatctcacagcatccatgttaatagcatacaacggcaattgCAATttgcctacaaataatataatatgataaaagtcaccagaatgtccatgcttccggatctgcaacgatgatgcccaaatcattgatcgaatctgcaattgattgaaatcTACCTTTCAAAATGAACcaaacgaacaccgcaacaagacgGACAAACAAACGCCGTAACAATGACGACCACCAACAAagcgccgcactcagacgacgaaatcacaaaacaagaaaaacaaaacttaatttatgtgaaatcacttatttaaatggaaagaaaataaaaaaaacaacttagaggggtgattttgggtcaaaaattgacccaaaaaccacccctccttggtggatgatgaagaagaaaagcaaAATAGGGTTGGAAATTTGATGTTAAAAACCATTTTCTGCATATTTAGAGTTAGAGCATATTTAGAGTTAGAGCGTGGACATAAATGAGGAAGATCATATATGGCGAAGGATTGCATGTCACAATGAGCAAATgctctaaattttattttcaacaaaTCTGAACCATCCATTTGATCTATTGTGGtatattttaaatatctcaCCGGTAAGGGACTTGATAGAATCCTCACTCTAGAATTCACCAATAATGATataatatttgatatatttaaataaattttaaaattatccGCGTGAGCATAACTCAATTGATAGGAATATTGTATTTAAAATGCAAGGATCAGAATTCGAAACTGATTCCCACTACTATTTTACCTTAAAAGTGAAATGCTAATCACTTGGCTATctgaccaaaataaaaattaatttttttttatatttataattgagattaaaaagagtagacttttttttatggatgatcctattttttgttatattcgaaataaacaaaattgtCCCTGAAATCTCATTGGTCAATCAAATTTGTTACTGAATTATATTATTCGAAATAGTTAAAACGTCACTGAATTTGTAAAGTTACATCAAATCGGTTTTTCCATCAACTTGGATTATTAATGATGCTGACATGTAATATTAACTCTTAAACGTAAAGTCACATTTGTAGTTACCAATTtgattgattttgaaatttgggtgtcaattttttttaccgtTCACAACGGTTTATAATTTTGGAACGATTATTTCCCTCCGATTAACCCCTAAACATGAAATCTTAATTGCTTCAAGATCTAAAATAGAGTGATGGATGGTGGTTATAAGTAacaatgacaaaaaaataacacaagAATTAAACACATTTATAAATTAGTATATCTATTGCTTCAAAATTGCTTATGAACCATTTGTTTATTGTATCAAGTTGAGGAGTTCATCAATGAAATGTCTgtcaaaatgatttttttttgggtaaatagtgttatacccccctgcaaaataggcgagttttgcgttaccccccctgcaaaatatttttttgagattacccccctgcaatgtcaagattttttgcgttacccccctggctcaacaagtgggcatatgacatggaagaatcttgacgtggcatgacacatggaaattaatttattttttatttatttttaattgccaactcattaattaatgtgggtttttaattaaaaaaatgaaaaaaaaacttaaaagttgttatatttttatgaacttacttaaaagaaagtttttttttttttaccaaaagttgttattatatatatatataaaaaaattcttatatatatatatatatataataactaataatagagtaaccaaaaaaaaaatgaagatgaaaaaaaaactaataataataatagtaaccaaaaaactaataataataataataataataactaataataatagagtaaccaaaaaaaaaagtttctttaaataaaaaaatttctttaaaaaaaaaagtttctttaaaaaaaaaaagatttctttaaaaaaaaagtttctttaaaaaaaaaagtttttttcattttttttaattaaaaaataaataattactgagttggcaattaaaaataaataaaaaataaattaatttccacgtgtcatgccacgtcaagattcgtccatgtcatatgcccacttgttgagccaggggggtaacgcaaggaatcttgacattgcaggggggtaatctcaaaaaaatattttgcagggggggtaacgcaaaactcgcctattttgcaggggggtatgacactatttaccctttttttttttttttgatcaactcaaaatgattatttttaaattgcTTAAAATTGcctaaaattttgaataaaaatgtaACGTTCAACTCacttatataattatttttaagtctAATGTGGATGATCTGACCTCAAACTCCACTCATGACACATACCTTGTACGATAGATACACCTTGTGATATTCAATGTGATATAGAATTTGGAGGATAGAGTGAGTTAGTTACAAAGTGTAACTATAACTTGTAACTAAATCTTCTTAGTATAAAATAGATTGGTTAACTGCACTACAAAAATTGAGATATTATTCTTTACAATATACATTGATATAGATATAGTTGTTgttctttgttattgaaatgcatgaTTCTAGTCAtatctaatattcgtcttttttaatatttgctttaattaatattcacatccctttaatttttaaataaacataaaatatttaactttAGATTAAGTTCAACATTAAATTATCGATTACGAGTATTTAAGTTTGATATCTAATTTAAATAATacttaatatataattttcttcTCACGACAGAatttcagataaaaaaaaattttgccTTGAACATTGGAGGGATAAACTTTTTATTCTAAGCAATTGACAATTCTCGTTACTATATTGGTCATTACTACGTGAGCATGTGGTTGGTTTTGCTATATCCTTCGTAACTTTTCTCAAACATGGAAAATCCACTCAATCTGTCTAACGGTTGCTGTTGGTTAAACTAGTCATGCTAATTATAGTGGCTATGGAGTACagattaaagaaattaaaagagataaaatttcctttaaaaaagtattttctatattttaaaaagataaattacaCGAATTTCTAAATCAATTTACTATATTAAATTTCTTAACTAATCCCTATAGCCACcggttaacatttttctttaggAGTTCGACATTAAAAAAAGAACCCAATATCAATTGAATAATTTTGGTCTCAATTAATTCGACCTAACGCCGACATGATCTCCATGTGTTTTTCAAGATAGTTGTACTACTTCcatccctaaatataagacactctttacattttttattcctttttataagacttttttcatattttcaaaagtattaattatttctttaccaACATACTCCTAATTAAagtgcatattttttttacaatccgtaataaatattttagaaaaacaacAACTCATTCTCTTTCTTGAAGAATAAAATTGCAAAACAATAACAAttgtcaaaaaatttaatgtcatATCCCTCTTTCTTAATATATCCGCAATTTTCTCAATaaggtcttataattagggacgaagatagaattaataaaaaatatcatgtaatttaaaattattaataaaaatatatttaaatatataaaaattatagttGAAAAAGTTATAGGTTGAGATACATTCACCTAAATTATATGtgatcctttttatatatatatattttaaatcatTTGTTTTTGGTAATTGGAAGTTTAGGTGacttaaatatatatgtaaCTTTTCAAGTTTATGTCTTCCACTTTGCGTTTATAGTAACTATGAATACACCATAAATATGCATGCATGATAGATGACGTGAGTTTCTTCTAACTTAACCAATGTCTTGAGTTTGATATTTGACTTTGGAATTCAGCAGTGTTAAAATTATTAGGGAGAATTTGCCACCCATTTGGATCTCACAAGGCTCGAGTAATTAGTCCCTACAGTTGCGCGCAGAGGATATccgatttataaaaaaaaaaaaattacaccaaaAATGTACTCTGATTATTTTTGGAACGGGAGTACATATTTGCGTTATAGTACTAAGTCAATTACTTTGGAATAGGAGGAGTACTATTTAAGTCAAAGGTCTAATATTTATATCACttaattactaattttttttaaaattgatcatTTCTTTACTTAATtaatgagagagaaaattatatatatatatatatatatatatatggggaggaatcaaattac
It contains:
- the LOC123910871 gene encoding abscisic acid receptor PYL1, translated to MEKAESSTASTSDQDSDEKHRTNHHLTLPSDLTQNEFDSLIPFITEHHTYLIGPGQCSTLLTQRIHAPPETVWSVVRSFDKPQIYKHFIKSCSVKDGFQMKVGCTREVNVISGLPAATSTERLDVLDDNLRVTGFSIIGGEHRLTNYRSVTSVHGFDNGEIWTVVLESYIVDVPEGNTEEDTRLFADTVVKLNLQKLASVTEGKNRDGDGKSH